A window of the Brumimicrobium sp. genome harbors these coding sequences:
- a CDS encoding IS91 family transposase, producing the protein MKTKQNKRQKVELSDIFSEVLNKGLNLNDLHPFQEKAFQAILACRTVKLGGHVAECNHCHHYRNAYNSCRDRHCPKCQMTRKIQWVDKLKSNLPEVKHFHLVFTIPESLNKLFYINQRIAYDSLFKAASQALMQCGENNEYLGAKMGGVAVLHTWGQTMSYHPHIHMIVPSGGLTEDGFEWVPSHKKFFLPVKVLSAIFRGLLMKTLEKEYAIGKLKLPDDIQNFKQIKDTCYQKKWVVYSEKPFTTPDNIIKYLGNYTHRVAISNQRIISHKNGKVTFYYKNYKKAGLKSVMTLDESEFVRRFLQHILPSGLCKVRYIGFLALRHLKENVELCATINKSERFFPKYEGLNAYEVYREIKQQDPLLCPKCKKGHMVIRKPIERAPS; encoded by the coding sequence ATGAAAACAAAGCAAAATAAACGACAAAAAGTAGAGTTGTCCGATATTTTTAGTGAAGTACTCAACAAAGGACTGAATCTGAATGACTTGCATCCTTTTCAAGAAAAAGCATTTCAGGCTATTTTAGCTTGTCGAACAGTAAAACTAGGAGGACATGTTGCAGAGTGCAATCACTGTCATCATTACAGAAACGCCTACAACTCATGTAGAGACAGACATTGCCCGAAGTGTCAAATGACACGAAAAATACAGTGGGTGGATAAACTGAAAAGCAATTTACCAGAAGTGAAGCATTTTCATTTGGTTTTTACCATTCCAGAATCACTCAACAAGTTGTTTTACATCAATCAGCGCATTGCTTATGATAGTTTGTTTAAGGCTGCCAGTCAAGCACTTATGCAATGCGGAGAAAACAACGAGTATCTTGGTGCTAAAATGGGAGGCGTAGCAGTGCTACACACCTGGGGACAAACTATGTCCTACCACCCACACATTCACATGATTGTTCCCTCGGGAGGTTTAACAGAAGACGGCTTTGAATGGGTGCCATCCCATAAAAAGTTCTTTCTGCCAGTGAAAGTTTTAAGTGCTATTTTTCGAGGACTATTGATGAAAACGTTAGAAAAAGAGTATGCTATCGGCAAATTAAAGCTGCCGGATGATATTCAAAATTTTAAGCAAATTAAAGATACTTGTTATCAGAAAAAGTGGGTTGTTTACAGTGAAAAACCTTTTACTACTCCTGATAACATCATCAAATATCTTGGCAATTACACACATCGAGTTGCGATTTCCAATCAACGAATTATCAGTCATAAAAATGGGAAAGTCACTTTTTATTACAAAAACTACAAGAAAGCAGGACTTAAAAGTGTAATGACATTGGATGAATCAGAATTTGTCCGACGATTTTTACAGCACATTCTGCCTTCAGGTCTTTGCAAGGTAAGGTACATTGGTTTTTTAGCTTTGCGACATCTAAAAGAAAACGTAGAGTTATGTGCCACCATAAACAAAAGTGAACGTTTCTTTCCGAAGTATGAAGGCTTAAATGCCTATGAGGTATATCGAGAAATCAAACAGCAAGATCCTTTGCTATGCCCGAAGTGTAAGAAGGGGCACATGGTCATTCGAAAGCCGATAGAAAGGGCGCCTTCGTGA
- a CDS encoding tetratricopeptide repeat protein, with protein sequence MKFRLSVIILILCILNTGFTQENDNIRGLKPIANNVIGEPGNTYAVIVGISTYPNLSTLNFADKDALLFADFLQSNSGGNVPAQNIKLLLNEEATSGRFWGDVMDWVNELDLKKGDRIYFYFAGHGDGISASQYFFLMYDCNAKNKSLYRASGTINIYNLKEDISDLINTKGADVILIMDACRTGDLAGGREGLNVFTESLVETRKGEKLMLSASSNQVSYEGGNFWDGHGLFTYYLIKGLSGNADQDGDQIIDFYELEEYVKREVRNYSKQNFPTIQIPTFDCSKNCDVTLSYHDKFYQEKLDLIGVLGGGEVADTRGGDNRRFSDTTQYYRYQNLLFAIKQDHFKGSNSAHSILEEMIQNCPVCETTLAGKVELAVAYLNYGQAKINLYVSGINSEPALNSFKKKMSENNQGRGDTYFSENISRLEKLQQVEFQEAAQWMHDAIKLLGTDSALYEIYKGKMLFLDLYSQRLEINPNEKEMWINKIDYALKIDSSAYMLNLAGLVYSRLDEKEKAIQFYKSAIEQANDWVVPINNLGVQYFNSQDYKNAETQFLKCIEINSSYELALQNLTQLYIELKEVEAAESLLLKRFENNKASTTIYSEIADFYRSQKEYKNAETWYLKGIEINPSSVNLYNNLGSIYTIQKDYESAKTYFNKVIAIDSNYLKPYLNLGIIAKKEKDYVEALNQFYKVIEMDSSETSVLYHLGMVYFEQKDYKNAEDYFLKFLAKNPSSNAGMFELIRLYHEEERYQEEIEVTEKLLPTLQGQKQANYKSRIGWNYYLLGDLDSALSYCYMSVLESAKYLVYPYENLCAIYFLKNQMDSVEYYIQKVEANYEEGSDIHFRSLLYKAMSTKDETIRTEQLNEAMQLITQKNDDEFIKKFKIELIKSLQACPEIEDQTALIASISKEHICYEFIMDYKPFLKLLSSSENSELEDYLRKIYNLWN encoded by the coding sequence ATGAAATTTAGATTATCTGTTATCATATTAATTTTATGTATTTTAAATACTGGATTTACCCAAGAGAATGATAATATTCGTGGGCTAAAACCAATAGCAAATAATGTTATTGGTGAACCTGGTAATACTTATGCTGTGATTGTAGGAATTTCTACTTATCCGAATCTTTCAACCCTTAATTTTGCAGATAAAGATGCATTATTATTTGCGGATTTCTTACAATCCAATTCTGGTGGGAATGTGCCTGCTCAAAATATAAAATTACTTCTCAATGAAGAAGCAACTTCAGGGCGGTTTTGGGGTGATGTTATGGATTGGGTGAATGAATTAGATCTAAAAAAAGGGGATAGAATTTATTTTTATTTTGCGGGTCATGGTGATGGAATTAGTGCTAGCCAATATTTTTTCTTGATGTATGATTGTAATGCAAAAAATAAGAGCCTTTATAGAGCTTCAGGAACGATTAACATTTATAATCTTAAAGAAGATATTTCAGATTTAATTAATACCAAAGGAGCAGATGTCATATTAATTATGGATGCTTGTCGTACGGGTGACCTAGCAGGAGGAAGAGAAGGGCTAAATGTTTTTACAGAAAGTCTTGTTGAAACACGGAAAGGAGAAAAGTTAATGTTGTCTGCTAGTTCAAACCAAGTTTCTTATGAGGGTGGTAACTTTTGGGATGGACATGGATTATTTACTTACTATTTAATTAAAGGTTTGAGTGGTAATGCCGATCAGGATGGGGACCAAATAATCGACTTTTATGAATTAGAAGAATATGTGAAGAGAGAGGTGCGAAATTATTCTAAACAGAATTTCCCAACTATTCAAATCCCTACCTTTGATTGCTCAAAAAATTGTGATGTAACATTAAGTTATCACGATAAGTTCTATCAAGAGAAGCTTGATTTAATTGGTGTTCTTGGCGGAGGAGAAGTGGCTGATACAAGGGGGGGGGATAATCGACGTTTCTCAGATACCACTCAATATTATAGGTATCAAAACCTCCTTTTTGCAATTAAACAAGATCATTTCAAAGGCTCAAATAGTGCTCATTCAATTCTTGAAGAGATGATTCAAAATTGTCCAGTTTGTGAAACGACTCTTGCAGGAAAAGTCGAATTGGCTGTTGCTTATTTGAATTATGGTCAGGCTAAAATTAATCTTTATGTGAGTGGTATAAATTCAGAACCGGCGTTGAATTCTTTTAAAAAGAAAATGTCTGAGAATAATCAAGGAAGGGGAGATACGTATTTCTCGGAGAATATTTCACGATTGGAAAAGTTGCAGCAAGTCGAGTTTCAAGAAGCGGCACAATGGATGCATGATGCGATTAAATTGTTAGGGACTGATTCGGCATTATATGAAATCTATAAAGGTAAGATGTTATTTCTCGATCTTTATAGTCAAAGGTTGGAGATTAATCCTAACGAAAAAGAGATGTGGATTAATAAAATTGATTATGCACTAAAGATTGATTCATCTGCCTATATGTTAAATTTAGCAGGATTGGTGTATAGTCGTTTAGATGAGAAGGAAAAAGCAATACAGTTCTATAAATCAGCCATTGAACAAGCGAATGATTGGGTAGTTCCAATCAATAATTTAGGAGTTCAATATTTTAATTCTCAAGACTATAAAAATGCAGAAACGCAATTCTTAAAATGTATAGAAATAAATTCATCTTATGAACTTGCTTTGCAGAATTTAACCCAATTATACATCGAATTAAAAGAAGTTGAAGCGGCTGAATCACTCCTTCTAAAAAGATTCGAGAATAATAAGGCTAGTACAACGATTTATAGTGAGATAGCTGACTTTTATCGTTCGCAAAAAGAGTATAAAAATGCCGAAACTTGGTATTTGAAAGGTATTGAAATAAATCCTTCATCAGTGAATCTATACAACAATTTAGGGTCGATTTACACCATTCAAAAAGATTATGAATCTGCTAAAACCTATTTCAACAAAGTGATTGCTATTGACTCTAACTATCTTAAACCTTATCTCAATTTAGGAATCATTGCCAAAAAAGAAAAAGATTATGTAGAAGCATTAAATCAATTCTATAAAGTAATTGAGATGGATAGCTCCGAAACGAGTGTTCTTTACCATCTCGGGATGGTTTATTTTGAGCAAAAAGATTATAAAAATGCGGAAGATTATTTTCTGAAATTTTTAGCAAAAAACCCAAGTAGTAATGCCGGAATGTTTGAATTAATACGTTTATACCACGAAGAAGAACGATATCAAGAAGAAATTGAAGTAACTGAAAAACTACTGCCAACATTGCAAGGGCAAAAACAAGCCAACTATAAGAGTAGGATTGGTTGGAATTATTATCTGTTAGGAGATTTAGATAGCGCATTATCCTATTGCTATATGTCGGTTTTAGAATCAGCGAAATATTTAGTTTATCCTTATGAGAATCTATGTGCAATTTATTTTCTAAAAAATCAAATGGATAGTGTTGAATATTACATTCAAAAGGTTGAGGCAAATTATGAAGAAGGGTCTGATATTCATTTTAGGTCATTGTTGTATAAGGCAATGAGTACGAAAGATGAAACTATAAGGACAGAACAATTGAATGAAGCAATGCAATTGATAACTCAAAAGAATGATGATGAATTTATCAAGAAGTTTAAAATTGAACTCATAAAGAGTTTACAAGCATGTCCTGAAATAGAAGACCAAACGGCGTTAATTGCATCCATTTCTAAAGAGCATATATGTTATGAGTTCATTATGGATTATAAACCATTTTTAAAATTATTAAGTTCCTCGGAAAACTCTGAATTAGAAGATTATTTAAGAAAAATTTATAACTTGTGGAACTAA
- a CDS encoding CHAT domain-containing protein codes for MKIEQLERTRGVFKETPSKVTEYRIMSFLNRYNRNAGMVFYGFFDDTLSVFFCTKNGLIHPHNTKINSIELSEKITEFNSIFIQGGYLAEKRGLEVISEKKTEHSSSSLSRELCEILLPPLDDLNKIQHLIVVPILDIATVPFYALEFDDNEYLVDKMSYSIIPSLNGVIFDNNQNPLYKKERLTGVKYNFESALFVANPDYTNSKVKLIQLPGTEKEVLAVSTLLSSPENRILQGKDATYQNIISTLNENEFELLYFATHGILNADNALDESYLLVAEDNVQQLTARTIQSLSLKNTWLVVLSACETGLGTIHEGGVIGLSRAFHLAGVPHVVSSLWQIADDETAILMTYFFEFLGEGGELFPQEALRQAILKYREENIDNPYYWGAFVISGVPF; via the coding sequence ATGAAAATTGAACAACTTGAGAGGACGAGAGGGGTCTTTAAAGAAACCCCCTCAAAAGTCACTGAATATAGAATTATGTCTTTTCTAAATCGATATAATCGAAATGCAGGCATGGTATTTTACGGTTTTTTCGATGATACACTAAGCGTTTTTTTTTGTACTAAAAACGGTTTGATTCATCCACACAATACAAAGATTAACTCAATAGAATTGAGCGAGAAAATTACTGAATTTAATTCCATTTTTATTCAAGGAGGTTATCTTGCAGAAAAACGAGGACTCGAGGTGATTTCTGAAAAAAAGACTGAACATTCTTCATCTTCTTTGAGTCGGGAACTTTGTGAAATTTTATTACCTCCTTTGGATGATTTGAATAAAATCCAACATTTAATAGTCGTTCCTATCCTAGATATTGCCACTGTTCCTTTTTATGCACTCGAATTCGATGATAATGAATATTTGGTTGACAAAATGAGTTATTCCATTATCCCTTCATTAAATGGTGTGATTTTCGATAACAATCAAAATCCGTTGTATAAAAAAGAAAGACTCACAGGTGTAAAATATAACTTCGAAAGTGCTTTGTTTGTCGCTAATCCAGACTATACCAACAGTAAGGTTAAACTGATACAATTACCAGGTACAGAAAAAGAAGTCTTGGCTGTATCAACTTTACTTTCTTCTCCAGAAAATAGAATCCTACAGGGTAAAGATGCTACTTATCAAAATATTATTTCAACTTTGAATGAAAATGAATTTGAATTGCTCTACTTTGCAACTCATGGGATTTTAAATGCGGATAATGCTTTGGATGAGAGTTATTTATTAGTGGCCGAAGATAACGTCCAACAATTAACAGCTCGAACGATTCAGAGTTTGTCTTTAAAAAACACGTGGTTGGTAGTTCTTTCCGCCTGCGAAACAGGGTTAGGAACTATTCATGAAGGTGGCGTGATAGGGCTTTCACGTGCTTTTCACCTTGCCGGCGTACCTCATGTTGTTTCAAGTCTTTGGCAAATTGCAGATGATGAAACGGCAATATTAATGACCTATTTCTTTGAATTTTTAGGAGAAGGCGGCGAACTTTTCCCTCAGGAGGCTTTAAGGCAAGCCATTTTAAAGTATAGAGAAGAGAACATTGATAATCCCTATTATTGGGGGGCGTTTGTGATTTCTGGAGTGCCGTTTTAA
- a CDS encoding caspase family protein, whose product MRKIVLLIHLLTIPFIIFSQDKDYNLRYVDYHSTTITATRLSQDGKYIFTSDEDGKIIQTDAQSYEYVKTIKNPSGVPIANFIQVNDRLMVSEKYEFSTDPSLDSIGMIDIQTGKTIFKVGLSADFIDLNNPNYYAVFSFSGDYFKKAFSFFNLNHEMVKSIQIPRGATHFAVTDNLEKLCMYEDWNKELTIYDLNTNAVLKQSKVSENLSIIASFTDEGEFYVVANNSKNENLEIYNFTNDESLSKVLFSYTDKKDVKYSNKKVVIKKNKGKIYLSLSQGYSSYISVNPLVIVKNKGKFSSFNLLAQSISYSNSEINFERDEIYFVREGQQYGDNRFNDNFSSFDIFSLKGGKFIRNSSSFSGRSEGALFFPDGSWLVSPNGSYNDLTNAHVKFYESGTFNNRFYPLSFRNYLESKFQLKLLSAKLIDDTGIAIIYALQYDDYESKSVFLRYNFMTDEMSEITSNKDAFPKIKVLDYHQENDYLLVSDQEYFNRGYTKSIKIGYYHNSTLTDIPGDYKFAKFSNDGNYLLSIDAKDVLKIRTFPKLKVLFEEELKEGDYEASKIDRSQFIIVNRFREINFKECNWYTWYLEASPDSVSELGKFDCVVINRAAQRGEMVGMIMNEQFVTVGNQKLSFTKSNEPINLSFNSDGSRFMVFFKNGQSVIYDTKTMQPLVTMFHPDESSHVFIDNEGHYFSNFDASELLYVSKNGERISLKDIEQNAFQPLLILEKFGNVNLDYAKTLKKATNYQQTVKTEEDENKEKSPVKGEKSNTFKEDGSSNLYVLGVGVSAYKDKHYTLTFPEKDAYDIARLYGQLSKPQLDDYNDRFYGQTYTLIQNKEQKAKVHKYWGKFSSSFVEVYSLNPEGTQWLFVNDSVYLADFTSQSVKYLPLPLEIEDFYNTGWDKKLNIYPSSNANSFFLRAKDRLYEYNPSKNDFILHSLPSNLNQDFLKPISNNLWASVSINSEENALITISELNGKEETSKEIPLQNLRGEMLKYRTLNERGEWRVNTDYPTFGTENIMDISMDGHYLMMSTYLDGENNLLIYNLQDEDSLPIRIKADISYGDKINFDGNTTNVFAYHFDYENNRIVQSSFNINGESIQPDVSYNMDQLHPQNPRIFLKEYAYIQEKGSDDIRDFGLFDDESLIEKAKPYSFKEVKVQILINEEATLKNIKNQFKTFLSQSKPNDEVILFFAGHGVLDKDNTYYFAPYDMDFGNFKTNGLAFKELITLIQKIPSTHKLVLMDACHSGRTLDIATTTEGEAGTTVNGDARGLVPVKASQPKFKLSSTVSSLFETISSYEGVTFLSAASGGDLAIEHPDWGGGAFTQSYIKTVKDYLLKDENSLFGTSLVLDEESFKQPIVFSNDFLNDLFRKVNELTKGMQEPDIRERDKGVEIRVW is encoded by the coding sequence ATGAGAAAGATAGTTCTGCTAATTCATCTTTTAACAATACCATTTATAATCTTTAGTCAAGATAAGGATTATAATTTAAGGTATGTAGATTATCATTCAACAACGATTACGGCGACTCGATTAAGCCAAGACGGAAAGTATATTTTTACTAGTGATGAGGATGGAAAAATCATTCAAACAGATGCTCAATCTTATGAATATGTAAAAACAATAAAAAATCCATCAGGAGTTCCTATTGCAAACTTTATCCAAGTGAATGATAGGTTAATGGTCTCTGAAAAATATGAATTTAGCACTGATCCAAGTCTTGATTCAATTGGAATGATTGATATACAAACTGGAAAAACAATATTTAAAGTAGGACTAAGCGCTGATTTTATAGATTTGAATAATCCGAATTATTACGCAGTGTTTAGTTTTTCCGGTGATTATTTCAAGAAAGCATTCTCCTTTTTTAATTTAAATCATGAAATGGTTAAATCTATTCAGATTCCTCGAGGAGCAACTCATTTTGCTGTCACGGATAACCTAGAAAAACTATGCATGTATGAAGATTGGAACAAAGAATTAACAATCTATGACTTAAACACCAATGCCGTTTTAAAACAATCTAAAGTCTCAGAAAATTTATCAATCATTGCATCCTTTACAGATGAAGGTGAATTTTATGTTGTTGCCAATAATAGCAAAAATGAGAATTTAGAAATCTATAACTTTACGAATGATGAATCGCTTAGTAAAGTGTTGTTTAGTTATACCGATAAAAAAGATGTGAAGTATTCCAATAAGAAGGTGGTTATAAAAAAGAATAAAGGAAAAATTTATCTCAGTCTCTCGCAAGGCTATTCATCGTATATTTCTGTTAACCCACTTGTGATAGTCAAGAATAAAGGGAAATTTTCATCGTTTAATTTACTAGCACAAAGTATATCGTATAGCAATTCTGAAATAAACTTTGAAAGGGATGAAATCTACTTTGTAAGAGAGGGGCAACAATATGGCGATAATCGATTTAATGATAACTTTTCTTCTTTTGATATCTTTAGTTTAAAAGGTGGAAAATTTATTCGTAATAGTTCATCTTTTTCAGGTCGTAGTGAAGGAGCACTTTTCTTTCCTGATGGAAGTTGGCTGGTTTCTCCTAACGGTTCCTATAATGATTTGACGAATGCCCATGTTAAATTTTATGAATCGGGGACTTTTAACAATCGGTTTTATCCCCTAAGTTTTAGGAATTACTTAGAGTCGAAATTTCAATTAAAGCTGCTTAGTGCAAAATTAATTGATGATACAGGTATTGCAATTATTTATGCCTTACAGTACGATGATTATGAATCGAAATCTGTTTTTCTTAGGTATAATTTTATGACCGATGAAATGAGTGAGATTACATCGAATAAGGATGCTTTCCCTAAAATTAAAGTTTTAGATTATCACCAAGAAAATGATTATTTATTGGTTAGCGATCAGGAGTATTTTAATCGGGGTTATACTAAAAGTATAAAAATAGGATATTATCATAATAGTACTTTAACAGACATTCCGGGTGATTATAAATTTGCTAAGTTTTCAAATGATGGAAATTATTTGTTAAGTATTGACGCTAAAGATGTGCTTAAAATTAGAACTTTTCCGAAATTAAAAGTGCTTTTTGAGGAAGAATTAAAAGAAGGAGATTATGAAGCCTCGAAAATAGATCGTTCTCAGTTTATCATAGTTAATCGCTTTCGTGAAATAAATTTTAAAGAATGCAATTGGTATACATGGTATTTAGAAGCAAGCCCGGATTCTGTGAGTGAACTCGGTAAATTTGATTGTGTGGTAATAAATCGTGCTGCTCAAAGAGGAGAGATGGTAGGAATGATTATGAATGAACAGTTTGTTACAGTAGGGAATCAAAAACTATCGTTTACAAAGTCGAATGAACCGATTAATTTGAGTTTTAATTCCGACGGTTCTCGTTTTATGGTCTTTTTTAAAAATGGACAATCCGTTATTTATGATACAAAAACAATGCAGCCTTTGGTTACGATGTTCCACCCTGATGAATCTTCACATGTTTTTATAGACAATGAAGGACATTATTTTAGTAATTTCGATGCTAGTGAATTGCTTTATGTAAGCAAAAATGGAGAACGGATTTCATTAAAAGATATTGAACAAAATGCTTTTCAACCTTTATTAATATTGGAAAAGTTTGGAAATGTAAACCTAGACTATGCGAAAACTTTGAAGAAGGCAACTAACTATCAACAAACGGTTAAGACTGAGGAAGATGAAAACAAGGAAAAGTCTCCAGTTAAAGGGGAGAAATCCAATACGTTTAAAGAAGATGGTTCTTCTAATCTCTATGTTTTGGGAGTTGGTGTTTCGGCTTATAAAGACAAACACTATACATTAACCTTTCCTGAAAAAGATGCTTACGATATTGCACGATTGTATGGACAATTATCTAAACCTCAATTAGACGATTATAATGATCGATTTTATGGTCAAACATATACTTTAATTCAAAATAAAGAACAAAAAGCGAAAGTTCATAAATACTGGGGGAAATTTTCTAGCAGTTTTGTTGAGGTATATTCTCTCAACCCAGAAGGTACACAATGGCTTTTCGTGAATGATTCTGTTTATCTTGCAGATTTTACATCACAGAGCGTAAAATATTTGCCTCTACCTTTGGAAATAGAAGATTTTTATAATACGGGATGGGATAAAAAATTAAATATCTACCCAAGTTCAAATGCAAATTCTTTTTTTCTAAGGGCAAAAGACCGATTATATGAGTATAATCCTAGTAAAAATGATTTTATCCTTCATTCATTGCCATCCAACTTAAATCAAGATTTTCTTAAGCCGATAAGCAATAATTTGTGGGCAAGTGTGTCAATCAACTCTGAGGAAAATGCCTTAATTACAATTAGTGAATTAAATGGAAAAGAAGAAACTTCAAAAGAGATTCCATTGCAAAACTTAAGGGGAGAGATGTTGAAATACAGAACATTGAACGAAAGAGGAGAGTGGCGTGTAAATACAGATTATCCAACCTTCGGCACAGAAAATATTATGGATATCTCTATGGATGGACATTATTTGATGATGAGCACATATTTAGATGGTGAAAACAATCTGTTGATTTATAATTTACAAGATGAAGACTCCCTTCCGATTCGAATTAAAGCGGACATATCTTATGGGGATAAAATTAATTTTGATGGCAATACAACAAATGTATTTGCCTATCATTTTGATTACGAAAATAATCGAATTGTTCAAAGTTCATTTAATATCAATGGAGAATCAATTCAGCCTGATGTGTCTTATAATATGGATCAATTACATCCCCAAAATCCTCGAATTTTCCTAAAAGAATATGCTTATATTCAGGAAAAAGGGTCAGATGATATTCGAGACTTTGGGTTGTTCGATGATGAATCTTTGATAGAAAAAGCAAAACCATATTCATTTAAAGAGGTAAAAGTTCAGATTTTAATTAATGAAGAAGCGACTTTAAAGAACATTAAAAATCAATTTAAGACCTTTCTGAGTCAATCTAAACCAAATGATGAAGTGATTTTGTTTTTTGCCGGACATGGTGTGTTGGATAAAGACAATACTTATTATTTCGCTCCTTACGACATGGATTTTGGTAATTTTAAAACGAATGGTTTGGCATTTAAAGAGCTGATAACTTTAATTCAGAAGATTCCTTCAACTCATAAATTAGTCTTGATGGATGCATGTCATTCAGGGCGAACTTTAGATATTGCAACGACGACAGAAGGAGAAGCTGGAACTACTGTCAATGGTGATGCAAGAGGTTTGGTGCCAGTTAAAGCGAGCCAACCTAAGTTTAAACTCTCCTCGACTGTTTCTTCTTTGTTTGAGACCATTTCATCATACGAAGGCGTAACTTTTCTATCCGCTGCTTCGGGTGGAGACTTGGCTATAGAACATCCGGATTGGGGTGGGGGTGCCTTTACGCAATCCTATATCAAAACTGTAAAAGACTATTTGTTAAAAGATGAAAACAGTCTTTTCGGTACTTCTTTGGTACTAGATGAAGAATCATTTAAGCAACCCATTGTCTTCAGTAATGACTTTTTGAATGATTTATTTCGAAAAGTGAATGAATTGACAAAGGGAATGCAAGAGCCTGATATCCGAGAGAGGGATAAAGGAGTTGAGATTAGGGTGTGGTAG
- a CDS encoding tRNA-(ms[2]io[6]A)-hydroxylase has translation MLGLRLPTDPRWVNIVEKNIQEILTDHAYCEQKAASNAITVIVKFPEFPEVVTAMSELAKEELEHFQMVHNEMLKRNLTLGFERKDEYVNDLYQFQLKGGSKEQQFVEKMLFGAMIEARSCERFKILSEEINDPDLRVFYRDLMESEARHYTLFINFARKYAPSVDVNKRWQEYLAFEAELMKKYGKKETMHG, from the coding sequence ATGCTAGGATTAAGATTGCCAACAGACCCAAGATGGGTGAATATTGTAGAGAAAAATATTCAAGAAATTTTGACAGATCATGCTTACTGTGAACAAAAAGCAGCTTCTAATGCCATAACAGTGATTGTGAAATTTCCAGAATTCCCTGAGGTTGTTACGGCTATGAGTGAATTGGCAAAAGAAGAATTAGAGCATTTTCAGATGGTACATAATGAAATGCTTAAACGGAATTTAACATTAGGATTTGAACGGAAAGATGAATATGTCAATGATTTGTATCAATTTCAATTAAAAGGAGGTAGCAAAGAGCAACAATTTGTCGAAAAAATGCTTTTCGGAGCAATGATAGAAGCAAGAAGTTGCGAACGTTTTAAAATCTTATCCGAAGAAATTAATGATCCCGATTTACGTGTTTTCTATCGTGATTTAATGGAAAGTGAAGCGCGACATTATACCTTATTCATTAATTTTGCTAGAAAATATGCACCTTCGGTAGATGTTAACAAGCGTTGGCAAGAATATTTAGCGTTTGAGGCGGAACTCATGAAGAAATACGGTAAGAAAGAAACGATGCATGGCTAG